CACAACGGCTACATGTCGGCGTTCCAGTACAACGTCACGGGCATGGCAGGCGATTTCATGCGCGCGGCCGGCAACTTCCTCGGCGACGTGTTCGGGCGCGCGGCCGATTCCGCCTATGACATCCAGCGAGCCGTGGGAGGCGCCGCCCACGACAAGGCCCTGCGCGCCGCGGTCGAGGAGATCTCGCCGCTGTTCCACCAGTGTCCGCGATGCGGGCAGTGGGTATGCGGCCAGGTCTGCCTGAATGCGCAGAGCAAGCTCTGTGCCGAGTGCACGCCAAAGATCGAGCACGAGATCCCGGCCATCGAGAGCGAGGGCACCATCCTCCAGCTGCGCCGCCAGGCCTATACCGATGCCGTCGATCTGAAAGGTGGGGTCGAGCTGAAGTCGGCCGTGGAAGGCACGACCTGCACCGGCTGCAAGAAGCACGTGGCGCCCGACCAGAAGTTCTGCGTCGAGTGCGGCACGCCCGTTGTTCGCGCCAGCCGCTTCTGCCCGCAGTGCGGGGTGCAGTCCAAGCCCAACACGAAGTTCTGCGGAGACTGCGGCGCACCGCTGTAGCGAGACCGAAAGCTCAGCGGCGCGACTCGAAGACGAGGTGTCCGGCTTCCGGCAGAATGAGACGCGACAGGGCCAACGAGACCGCCTTCGGTGATCCGGGCAAAGCGAACACCGCTCGCCCTCGATACAGCCCGGCCGTGGCGCGGCTGAGCATGGCCGCTGCGCCCACCTGCTCGAACGACAGCATGCGAAAGATCTCGCCGAACCCGGGCATGGGCTTCTCGATCAGCGCAGACACGGCCTCGAACGTGCCGTCACGCGACGAGAGGCCGGTTCCGCCGCTGAGCACCACGATCTGCACGTCATCGCGCGAGACCGCCGCCGCGATGGCCTCGACCACGCGTGCCGGTTCGTCCAGCACGATGCAGTGCGCCACGCAGTCGTGGCCGGCCTGCGCGATGAGATCACGCATGCAGGCGCCGCTCACATCATCATCTGCGGTTCGGGTATCGCTCACCGTAACGGTGAAGAACCCCACCCGACGCGGAGCAGCCTGCTTGTGGGAGAGATCGGTGCGCCCATCGCTCACAGCAGCGTCACCTCCACCTCTTCGCCCGCGGCGCGACCCGAGACGCCCACGGGAATCGTGACAAACCCGTCTGCCCGCGACATCGACGTGATGGCACCGGACTCCTTGAAGGCAGCCGCCGCCTCGCCCTCACACAGACGCACCGTGTAGAGATGGTGCTTGTCGGCCATGCTGGCAATGCCATCTGTGAGCCGGGCGCGCACCGTGGTCTTTCGAGACGGTGGGCGACGGGCGATGCGATCGATGGCGGGGGCGAGGAACCAGTACCCGTTCGACAGGCACGAGGTGGGGTACCCCGGCATTCCCACGACGGGGCACCCCTGAATCCGCGCCAGCATGGTGGGCTTTCCGGGCTTGATGGCAATGCCGTGGAAGAGGATGTCCCCGAGATGGGCGAACGCGTCCTGCAGCACATCCTTCTCGCCCACCGAGCTTCCACCGCTGAGCACCACCATGTCGCAGTGCAGGCCAGCGCGGATGCGCGATTCGATCACCGCCACGTCATCTATGGCGTGCTCGAGCATCTCGACCTCGCACCCCAGCGACGTGAAGAGCGCGTGCAAGGCGTAGGAGTTCACATCGTAGATCTGCCCAGGCGCCACGGGACCGCCGGGCGGCACGATCTCGTTCCCCGTCGCGCCCACGGCGATGCGAGGCCGTCGATAGACCCGCGCGCTGCAGCGCCCCACGGCGGCCAGCGCGCCCACACGCGCGGGCGTGAGCAGCGTGCCCGCGGCCAGAACCTGCTCTCCCGCGCAGATGTCAGACCCGCGACGGGTGATGTGCTGCCCGGGGCGCACGGCGTGAAGCACCTCGATGCGCTCAGCGCCGTGCGGTCCGGCACGGGTGGTCTGCTCCACCATGACCACGGCGTCGGCCCCCGGTGGAACGGGCGCGCCGGTTGCGATCTCGCTGCACGTTCCCGAAACGACCTCACACACGCCAGGCGCGCCGGCGTAGAGGTACTCGATGCAATCGAGCGCAGCGGGCACCTGCGTGGCATCGGCTGCCCGCAGGGCAAACCCGTCCATGGCGGCGCGATCGAAGGGCGGCACGTCGTGCGGCGATGTCACCGATTCGGCCAGCACGCGCCCCACGGCCTCGGTGAGACGCACCTCCTCCGTCTCCTCGACCGGATGCACGGCATCGAGCAGAATCGAGAGCGCCTCCTCGACAGGAAGCAGCACGGTCAACGGTCGCATCAGCTCAGGCTCCTCGGAACGAGATGAGCGCGGGCCGCCGCCGCACGCAGTGAGAAGGGCATGCAACCTCGGCGTCACGCTTCATGGGGGGTGCGCTGTTCGCATCCCGACCCGCCGTCCCCTGCGCGCCATCGGATGGGCGGCAGGGAGGAAGGCGAGACGGTCCGTACATTCCCGCATGAATCGCACCGAGTCGCTCCCCCAGGCTCCCCACCGCCCCTCGTGGGACGCGCTCGAGCGCGTCGCGAGAACCGCGCGCACGAACCGCGAGCGCCTGATCGAGATCTTGCAAGGCTTTCGCGATGGCGGGCTGATGGTGGCCTACAGCGGTGGTGTCGACAGCACATACCTGTTGCACGAAGCGGCGCAGGTCCTCGGTGATCGTGTGGTTGCGGCAACCGCCCTCTCTGAGAGCCTCGCCTCCGACGAGCACCAGCGCGCCCTCGCCCTGGCCCAGCGCATGGGGGTGCGCCTCGCAGAGGTGGAGACCCAGGAGATCGACAACCCGGACTACCGCCGCAACGCCCCCAACCGATGCTTCTTCTGCAAGCAGGAGCTGTTCACGCGGCTGGCCCCCCTGGCGGAGGAGCTGGGCATCGCCACCATCGCCTACGGAGCCATCATCGATGATCTGGGCGATCACCGCCCCGGCGCTGCGGCCGCCACCGCCCACCGCGTGCGCGCGCCCTTGCAGGAGGCGGGACTGTCGAAGGACGAGATCCGCTACCTGAGCCGTGAGGCCGATCTCCCGACGTGGAACCAGCCCTCCCAGGCCTGTCTGTCATCGCGCGTGGCCTATGGCCAGTCGATCGAACCAGAGTGGCTGCGCGCCATCGAAGACGCGGAGCGGTTCATTCGCGGCTTCGGTCTGCATCAGGTGCGCGTTCGCCACCACGGGGTCACCGCGCGCATCGAGGTCGACGCGGAGAACGTGGCGTTCCTTGCCTCGCCGGAGGTGCGCGGGCCCATCGTCGAACGTCTGAAGGCGCTGGGCTACGTGTACGTGACCCTCGACCTGGCAGGGTTTCGAAGCGGCAGCATGAATCTCGCTTCCCCCCCCTCGCCGCGCGCCGAAGACTGACGCGGCGCATCCAACACACCCGCGCTGCCGCAATGCGGCGGCATGAAAGTGAGCCCCTCCCGTGGATCGACATCGGCTGCATCGCCTTCTCGAAGAGGTGCGCGATGGTCGCACGACCGTTGACGGCGCGCTCGGCCAGCTCTCGCGCATGCCCTACGACGACCTCGATTTCGCGCGCATCGACACGCACCGCGCCCTGCGCAAGGGCTTTCCGGAAGTGGTGCTCTGCCAGTGGAAGACCCCACAGCAGACCGCGGAGATCCTCGCGCGCATGGTCAGCCACCATGATCGTGTGCTGGCCACGCGGGCCTCGCACGAGACCTTCGAGCACGTGCGTCAGCGGCTGCCGCAGGCACGGTACGAGGAAGCCGCCCGCATCATCACCATCGGCGAGCCTCCGCCCATCGTGGGAACCCGCCCAGTCGTCGTCGCCACGGGCGGCACCTCCGACCTGCCCGTTGCCGAAGAGGCTGCCGTCACGGCGCGCTGGACCGGTTGCGCTGTAGAGCGCCTCTACGATGTCGGCGTGGCCGGACTGCACCGCACGCTTCTCCATCTCGACCTGCTCGAACAGGCCAGGGTGGTCATCGCCGTGGCGGGAATGGAAGGAGCGCTGCCCACTGTGCTGGCCGGGCTCCTGTCGTGCCCGGTGGTGGCTGTTCCCACCAACATCGGCTACGGCGCGCACTTCTCCGGGCTGGCCCCGCTGCTGACCATGCTCAACACCTGCGCCAGCGGCGTGGCGGTGGTGAACATCGACAACGGCTTCGGTGCCGCCATGTTCGCCGCCACCATCGTGCACGGCGACCGAGGCGACGCCGCATGAGCACAGCACGCATCGAGTGCGTTGGCGGGGCGAGCGGCAACATGCTGCTGGGCGCCCTCATCGACGCGGGCCTCGAGATCACGCCCCTCGAGCAGGCGCTGCGGCGTCTCCCCCTCCCCGCGTTCGACCTGGCCGTCGAACAGGTCGTGCGGCGCGGCGTACGCGCGGTGCACGTCGAAGTTCGCGCCCCGGAAGAGCGCGACGCGCGCCACCTGCCGGACATCACGGCCATCATCGCGCAGGCGGCGCTCCCCTCCGAGGTCATACACCGTGCCATCGCGGTCTTCGAGCGCCTGGCCGACGCCGAGGCCCGGGTCCACGGAATCAGCCGCGACGAGGTGCACTTCCACGAGGTCGGCGCGGTCGACGCCATCGTCGATGTGGTGGGCGTGGTGCTGGGCCTGTCGATGCTGGGCGTCGAAGCCATCGGGGTCTCTCCCCTGCCCGTCGGCACCGGGAGCATCCGCTGCGAACACGGAGAGATGCCCAATCCCGCGCCGGCCACCGCCGAGCTGCTGCGCGGCTGGCCGCTGCGCTTCACCGACATCCCCGGCGAGCTGGTCACGCCGACCGGCGCGGCGCTTCTCACCACGCTGGGGCGCTTCGACCTGCCCCACGCCACCGAAACGGTCGAGCGCATCGGCTACGGCGCAGGCACGCGCGACAGCGACCACGTGGCCAACGTGCTTCGTCTCATCATCACGAGCGACGCGGGCGGTGGGCGCAGCGACAGCGTGGTGCGACTCGAGGCGTGCATCGACGACATGAATCCGCAGATCTTCGGGCACGTCACCGATCGCCTGTTCGAGGAAGGCGCGCTCGACGTGTTCATCACCCCCGTGCTCATGAAGAAGGGGCGTCCGGCGAACCAGATCACGGCGCTGAGCCCGCCCGGCCTCGAAGAGCGGCTGCTGGCCGTGCTCTTCGAAGAGACCACGACCATCGGTGTTCGCGTTCAGCCGGTCGAGCGACGTCTGCTTCCACGTGAGCAGGTGTGCCTGCAGACCTCACTGGGCGAGGTGCGGTTCAAGATCGCGGGCGCGGAGAGCCGTGCGCGTCCGGAGTACGATGACTGCCGCCGCATCGCGCGCGAGCGAGGGATTCCGCTCATCGACGTGATGGAGCGGGTGCGCACCGAGGGAGAAGCTGCGCTCAGAGCGAGAGCGCGGGAGAACTGACGCGCGCCAGGTCGCCCCGCCTCATGCGTGCCTCACGCGGCCCGGCTCATGCCGACGCGCAGCGCAAGAACCGCAGTGCGCGGGATTCGAGCAGGCGATCGAGACCATCGCTGCACCGGCCGATGTAGAGCTGACCGCGGCGAGACCGGAACCGCTCGTGCGCCGCCACGATGGTCGAGATGGCGCGGGTGTCGAGGGATTTCACCTCCTCGAGATCGATCTCCACCCGCAGCGCGCGCGCGGCCAGGAGGTCGTCGAGACATCGCCGCAGCTTCGGGAGAGAAGCGCGACACAGCAGCCGCGTGCAGTCGCGATCAGAGACGATATCGACCTGAAACAATGAGCCATCCAAGATGAGACTGCCCCTTTGTGAGCGATGTGTGTCTGCATGATTCCCCCACGACCCCCTCTGCTCAACAGGCCAACACCCCGGCAGACCAGGGCGGGGCGCTGGGCGGAGGTACCGGCACAGCAGAGAGACCAGCGCCGAAACCCCGAGATCAGTCGGCCAGCCCGAGACGAGCCGCCAGGAGCGCAGCCCGCGTGCGATCCGGGACGGCGAGCTTGCCCACGACGCTCTGCACGTACTTCTTCACCGTCACCTCAGCCAGGTGGAGCTCCTCGGAGATGGCGCGGTTCTGCGCCCCTCTGGCGAGCAGACGAAGCACCTCCAGCTCACGGGGCGTGAGCTGCGAGGTGACGAGATCGAGCGTTGGATCAGAAGTGCGTCGCGTCACGACCTCGGCACCGCGCATGACCCCTTCGAGCAGGCGCGGATGAACCAGGTTTCCCCCCAGCGCGGCCGCTCGCACGGCCACCCCCAGCAGGCCGTGAGGCGCGTCCTTGAGCAGGTAGCCGCTTGCCCCGGCCCGCATGGCGTCGATGAAGTACACCTCGCTGTCGTGCGTGGTGAGAATCACCACACCGATCTGGGGGTGCCGCGCCTTCAGCTCGCGAAGGACCTCGAGCCCGCCCACGTCAGGAAGCTGGAT
This window of the Pseudomonadota bacterium genome carries:
- a CDS encoding anti-sigma factor antagonist encodes the protein MARGLRSWRLVSGWPTDLGVSALVSLLCRYLRPAPRPGLPGCWPVEQRGSWGNHADTHRSQRGSLILDGSLFQVDIVSDRDCTRLLCRASLPKLRRCLDDLLAARALRVEIDLEEVKSLDTRAISTIVAAHERFRSRRGQLYIGRCSDGLDRLLESRALRFLRCASA
- a CDS encoding zinc ribbon domain-containing protein, which translates into the protein MAPPIPFTQNYEDLSTDRGFQFKFYCDRCHNGYMSAFQYNVTGMAGDFMRAAGNFLGDVFGRAADSAYDIQRAVGGAAHDKALRAAVEEISPLFHQCPRCGQWVCGQVCLNAQSKLCAECTPKIEHEIPAIESEGTILQLRRQAYTDAVDLKGGVELKSAVEGTTCTGCKKHVAPDQKFCVECGTPVVRASRFCPQCGVQSKPNTKFCGDCGAPL
- a CDS encoding DNA-binding response regulator, whose translation is MINLNSAIRVALVDDHPVVREGLRTVLQAEPGLELVGEAASGLQALELAARLVPDVVLLDIQLPDVGGLEVLRELKARHPQIGVVILTTHDSEVYFIDAMRAGASGYLLKDAPHGLLGVAVRAAALGGNLVHPRLLEGVMRGAEVVTRRTSDPTLDLVTSQLTPRELEVLRLLARGAQNRAISEELHLAEVTVKKYVQSVVGKLAVPDRTRAALLAARLGLAD
- the larE gene encoding ATP-dependent sacrificial sulfur transferase LarE → MNRTESLPQAPHRPSWDALERVARTARTNRERLIEILQGFRDGGLMVAYSGGVDSTYLLHEAAQVLGDRVVAATALSESLASDEHQRALALAQRMGVRLAEVETQEIDNPDYRRNAPNRCFFCKQELFTRLAPLAEELGIATIAYGAIIDDLGDHRPGAAAATAHRVRAPLQEAGLSKDEIRYLSREADLPTWNQPSQACLSSRVAYGQSIEPEWLRAIEDAERFIRGFGLHQVRVRHHGVTARIEVDAENVAFLASPEVRGPIVERLKALGYVYVTLDLAGFRSGSMNLASPPSPRAED
- the larB gene encoding nickel pincer cofactor biosynthesis protein LarB, producing the protein MDRHRLHRLLEEVRDGRTTVDGALGQLSRMPYDDLDFARIDTHRALRKGFPEVVLCQWKTPQQTAEILARMVSHHDRVLATRASHETFEHVRQRLPQARYEEAARIITIGEPPPIVGTRPVVVATGGTSDLPVAEEAAVTARWTGCAVERLYDVGVAGLHRTLLHLDLLEQARVVIAVAGMEGALPTVLAGLLSCPVVAVPTNIGYGAHFSGLAPLLTMLNTCASGVAVVNIDNGFGAAMFAATIVHGDRGDAA
- the larC gene encoding nickel pincer cofactor biosynthesis protein LarC, with protein sequence MSTARIECVGGASGNMLLGALIDAGLEITPLEQALRRLPLPAFDLAVEQVVRRGVRAVHVEVRAPEERDARHLPDITAIIAQAALPSEVIHRAIAVFERLADAEARVHGISRDEVHFHEVGAVDAIVDVVGVVLGLSMLGVEAIGVSPLPVGTGSIRCEHGEMPNPAPATAELLRGWPLRFTDIPGELVTPTGAALLTTLGRFDLPHATETVERIGYGAGTRDSDHVANVLRLIITSDAGGGRSDSVVRLEACIDDMNPQIFGHVTDRLFEEGALDVFITPVLMKKGRPANQITALSPPGLEERLLAVLFEETTTIGVRVQPVERRLLPREQVCLQTSLGEVRFKIAGAESRARPEYDDCRRIARERGIPLIDVMERVRTEGEAALRARAREN
- a CDS encoding molybdopterin molybdenumtransferase MoeA is translated as MRPLTVLLPVEEALSILLDAVHPVEETEEVRLTEAVGRVLAESVTSPHDVPPFDRAAMDGFALRAADATQVPAALDCIEYLYAGAPGVCEVVSGTCSEIATGAPVPPGADAVVMVEQTTRAGPHGAERIEVLHAVRPGQHITRRGSDICAGEQVLAAGTLLTPARVGALAAVGRCSARVYRRPRIAVGATGNEIVPPGGPVAPGQIYDVNSYALHALFTSLGCEVEMLEHAIDDVAVIESRIRAGLHCDMVVLSGGSSVGEKDVLQDAFAHLGDILFHGIAIKPGKPTMLARIQGCPVVGMPGYPTSCLSNGYWFLAPAIDRIARRPPSRKTTVRARLTDGIASMADKHHLYTVRLCEGEAAAAFKESGAITSMSRADGFVTIPVGVSGRAAGEEVEVTLL
- a CDS encoding MogA/MoaB family molybdenum cofactor biosynthesis protein; protein product: MSDGRTDLSHKQAAPRRVGFFTVTVSDTRTADDDVSGACMRDLIAQAGHDCVAHCIVLDEPARVVEAIAAAVSRDDVQIVVLSGGTGLSSRDGTFEAVSALIEKPMPGFGEIFRMLSFEQVGAAAMLSRATAGLYRGRAVFALPGSPKAVSLALSRLILPEAGHLVFESRR